Within the Salvia hispanica cultivar TCC Black 2014 chromosome 4, UniMelb_Shisp_WGS_1.0, whole genome shotgun sequence genome, the region ATAAGTTGTACTGTACCACAGCTTCTTGTGGGTCCCACCGCTCATCAATCCTATACTAAAGAAAGTGAGTGAGATGGGTTTGAACTTATGGCGGTTTATCCATAGAAAGATTAATGCTCGAGGCAAAAGATTTCAAGTTTGAATTCATCGCGACGTGATCACTATAAAATGGTTAAAGATCGGAttgttcaaatttaaatattgcgAAAGGGtatttttaaagataaaacaattttaagtaaattattAGGGTTCATTTGATAAGAAAGATGAGATATAACAAgatttgttaaataagataagaaatgcGGGCTTCGTGTCAAGATAAGCTCGGATGAAAGTTTTTTCATTGTTGTTTGAGAGACAAGAAATTATctagattttttattaataaatcataataaatgaggTAGAAATGCTATCCGACCAAATTTGTGAGATACATATCTTTgtatttttaggaaaaattTGCGGGTTCAGATGGGTCATAGAGAAAACCACGGGCTGACATAATAGattaactatgatatcaaacacttagaaatagtcatataaatatctatatctagacattactaacttatcaaatggGCTCTTAGTGTGTATGAGTTTATGTTTAGCAATCGATCTAGTAAGAATATCAGACCAATTAATGAGTAGTGTGGTCAAACTTAATATAGTTGGCGTAATCATATACTATATCAAAATCTATGCATTTATGAGCACTAACaatgtgaaataaaattaaaaaggctAGGAAATTTGTTAGGTTGACTTCTTGTTATAATAACTTAAACAATTATGAATTGTCAATTGCATCATGTGTAATCTTCATTAATAGATCGAAAATTTTCTGGGGGGATCTAGAATTCTGAGTGGTGCAGTGATAATTAAATGTCAGATCTATTGTAGAATGACATAAATAGGGGAGGTGTAATTCGTTTCATGTGGGTTTCAACTATTTTTGGATCTTGCTATTAAAAAACATGgtagttttgtttgtttgtaagtgataatataattaaatcatgaatttgaaacaaaaatcaatgGTAGTACTTggattactattaattttgtttgaagaattgtgaaatattaaaatcaaatcaagaatttattactattaatatcGTTTACAGGCTTTTGGTATTATGGCTTTTATAGGTGAAAACCGGTGGTAGTAATTAGCAATGATGAGAATTAATAGTGTACAAACAACTCACTTTCTAGAAAGTACAACAATTCAATGCCAGCAAATCCAAATcaatttactccctccgtcccactttagaaaTATCGATTAAGTTCGGCACGGATTTAAgaattataaagaaaagttggtaaaaaaaaatagtggaatgtgaatcctacttttatatagtattagttttgtactctctccatccctgATTAAGAGTcgcactttgaccggacacgagttttaagaaatgtaaagaaaattggttgaaaaagttagtggaatttgagacccatttttttatattgattttataataaaatgtgagtgaattgagttagtggaatgtgagacctactcaCTATTTATGgcaaaaataaagtgtgatcCTTAATTGGAgacggatcgaaatggaaaagcgTGACTCTTAAAtggggacggaggaagtaataaaaaatgtaagtGGAAAAAGGTGAGTGTAATGTGGAgcctattaccaattatggaaAATTTCAACTGGGACTTCTAAAATGGGACAcacaaaaatggtaaatcaggactcctaaagtgggacggggGAGAAAaacattttgaataaaatgtattcatttggaaagttggacatcaaatttattttatcacctcaaaatatcaaattactCAAACCTCAATTCAAGTCCAACAAAAAAGGActaaaaatattgtataatcTCAGTTCAAAATCCTCAATGAAAGAACACATTTCCCGGATAACAATATAACTCTTTCTAACTCCCTAATTTTCACAAACTTATTAGTAAAATTCTGATACAAATCATTCACCAGAAACAGCTCAAACAACCTTTTACAAAATGCTTATTGGGGGCAGAAGGGATGAGTGCTTCATTCATCTCCGAGGAGGAGGCAAAGCCTAGCAGCAAACGCTCCCGTGGGCTCAGCAGCGGCCTCAGCGCGTAGGCTCTCCTTGATGTGGTTCATGCGAGCAGCGAGGCTCCCTTGCTCCTTCTTGAGGGAGGCAGCATCCTCCGTGAGTTCGTGAATACGGTACTTATGGGCGAGAGATCGCAGGCTCGTCATTAGGATTCCGGTCATGATAGCAAACTGCACGAAGCTCGCTTTGTGTTTCTTGGCACTTGTGAGGAGGCTGGGATACTTGAGGCGGCCATCAGGGGTTCGGACAGTCTCGACAGACTGTGGTGTCGGGGTTCCCATGTTCTGTCGTCAAACAAACAATTTCAACACCAAATGAGTAGAGCTGTAAAAACATTCGGGCCAGGTCGCAACTTGCGTTGCAGACTCCCCGGCCCTGCACGGGCCACGTGCTATCGAGCAACACGAAACTTCATTAAACACATCAATTGAAAACATGCTCAGGAAAGCTAACTGCTTCTCCAATATAGAAACCAATACACCAAACCAAAGTATGCTTATTTTGATGCCCAATAAACACATCAATGAACaacatatatagtataatgGATTATGAACAGAAATCTACATCTAATTACACATACAAAAACATCTAATTGCACATACAAAAACTCATTTCTGTCTTTGATTTTTCTATCGACAGCAAAGAAGTCAGACTAGGAAATCGAATCGAGCTCTGCGAAATTGTTCGACAGAGGCACAATTCACAACTAATTCGCATCatagaaattgataaattcaTTTGACAATGCATATCTCGCGATGTAATCAAATCCCTAAGAAGAATCGATAACCACTATCACAACAGAAAAACCACTCAACTGCAGAGAAAAACCTCAGCTGGAAAAATTAATCGGAGGAAATGGAATCAAAGTGAATCTACAAATAAATCGGCGGCGATTGAAGTAAAACTAACCTTGCGGCGGAGTCCGGTGACAGATTGAGAGTAAAATTTGGGGAAAGGGCGAGGATTTACGGTTTGGTGATAGAAAAATCGTTGGGTTTGGGGGAATTTGTGGAGCGGGCCGAATCAGCTTGAAATATTCGGGTCCAAGGCCCAATTATCTCAATGGACCGGGTTATTCAGGCCCGAATTTCagacttttttttaaaaacaaattaatacttcatttatcccaaaaaaaatagagcatatttatcatttttagttgtccacaaaaaatatagcatattaaaaaaaaaagttttcaatttttctcttacttttttcctttctctcttactaatatggacctcacattccactaacaccacttctctcttactttttttttccttttttattactactattaatatgGACCACACATTCCATTAACattacttctctcttactcttTTCCtttcactcttactttatcaattctatattaaaattcgtctatttttcatggacggagagaatatttaataaccaatttagtacaaaaatcacaatatagtaaccatttataatatattaattataatgagaaacaataaatacttaaatttttaatttgtgtttgcTTCTACTCTTTCCACCaattttgttcttattttcaGCTACCACACAATGTCTCAATTGGAAAAATTCTAAacagatttcattttttgtaacgatgaaacaaaatcaactatttatccaaaaaaatttctttggTTTAAAAATTCCTACGGGCCTTTTTATTAGTTGAATCTTGAGGAGTTTGTAATTTCCCATCTctctttatataaattttaaaaactggAATATAAgtgatatttccattttcattaaaataaaaaatctggCTCACATATTTGCCACATTTATCTTTGAATCTCGTGCACTAGAAACAGTTCAAATATGAAGTTGTGATATTGATAGGACGCAAAAAgcaaaaagaaatatacatTTACACAAACAAACTAGCATAATAACACATCCAAAgttgaaaagaaaaactaaaacttGATAAATCAAGGCCATGTGAATATTCCTCAACCAGCAATTCAAAGCCGTCTGCAACATAATTTCAAGCAATGTCATGTGCAAAGGTACTTGAAGATCAATTCTTTATACACCCTACCTGTTTGGACAAAATCACTTGTAATTGCGACAAAAGCAGACCACAAATGAGTTCAGTTTCCTGCTACCAGACGGCTTTGTATGAACAGAAGCATAATAAGGGTGAGTAGATAAGAGTTCCTAAGATTCTGGGTCATCGAGAATTCTTCGTGATACGTCATGGTGGAACATTTCCATGAATTCCTGTTGATAACCAAACAGAGAAATGGTGAAGCTTCATTCTGATGCTATAGCAGATTATTGAATGTAGAAAGTAAAGAAAGACCACGCACCTGAACGAGCCCTTCCTGACTGCCCAACTCGTTTACAAGATGTTCCACAGCACTGCCATCACCCAAAAGGTTTACTGCCCCGTCTACTAGAGAGTGGAAAACTTCCCGAGATGAACCATTATTTGTAAGCCTCTGAACTACTTGTTGGAGATCAATCTGCTGGTTCAGAGGTTAACAAAGCATActtcatcaaacaaaaatattgtaGGACTAAAAGTGAAAGACGAAGAATATTCACGTGGGAGATAGAAACCACAAGTTATTCTAAGGAAAAGGGAACAATAACAGTAGTTTGCATGTCAACGGTAGTATTAATCTcataatctctctctctctatatatatatacccgCCCCTCAACACAAACACAATATTTATgtcaaataaagaagaaaacgtTGGACGCACACTTGtggaaaataagaaatttaaaaaatttgataaatcaagTTTACACAAGAAAAATCTGttagtaattttgattttgtataaAATAGTTCATCATTTAGTCCAAGGTTGCTTAAGGATATAATTCACGGTTTATGCTTAAAACGCTATTGCTCTTCTAGGAAATCAATATGTGGCAACTTTATATGCAATGTAGCCTTATAACCATGTATGATGCATATATGGACTTGAAACATATTCGTATAATCTTCTACACAAACCTGAGGGTCACCATTAGTTATTGACATCCCTCTTCTTGACCTATTCTCCAATAGCGCAGGTTCTGCTGGGGACGCTACTTCAGAACCAGACGAAATACCTCCTAAAGCCCCAGCAACAATAGGCATCATCTGTTGCATCATTCTTGACAAATCAAATCCTCCTCCCTGGCCTCCACCCATACCTGAAAACATGCTTCCAAGATCTTGGTTGTCCATCTGCTGTGCAATCTGATTAACTGTATTTCTCATTGTAGGATTTTGAGTGAACTGTTGCAACATATTTCTCAGCATATCTGGTGACCCGACCCCCGTCTGTTGTGAAACTCCAGACAATAGGCCATCTAGAGCAGGACCCTGCAGAATCTGGGACATTGCATCTGCCAAATCACTTTGGCCATCAACATTTTGCCTTGCTGCTGGCAGACTAGTTTCCACACCACTGGCAATATTAGGTGTTTGTGCTGAGGGTGAAGGATTTGTATTTCCACTTTTTGAAAGAGATGCAAGTGACTGCAAAACGTGTTGACCAACTGCTCTAGCTTGCTTTCCCTGACTATCAGTGTGTGAACCATCAACATCCTTGGGTTGTGCTGGTGGCTGCTTACCTCGCCTCTGCCACAAATATAAGCAGAAATAATACAAGTAATCATGAGAAACTCTGTAGCAAGAACTTAAGCCCCATGAAGAGACAATCATGATAAACTCATACACAATTAATCTGGACAACCTACTACATCGGTAATAGCTACAAGTCAAACATAAGAGCTTTAACAATCTCAGTTCAAATGCTACAGCAGAAGGTCATGAACAAGATTCACCTAAAAGCTATAGAATTAGTAGATCATTCATCCAGGAGCCCAACAGTGTCATGcacacaaaaatgaaaaggttgGACAATTTCAgacaaaaaagaaaggatTAGAGTGGATTGAAATTGCTAAGGCTGTATGTTGCTAGAGCATGTACTTATTAGGGTTCTTCTCCCCTTTAAAAGATGATTTTGTAGAACCCAGAATGCTAGAAAATAGGTTAGTCGGGACATATCCAAACCTAAATGCCAATAAAGATGTCCATGAGGCATCGCCACATTGGGTTGTGGAGGAAGCAGTCAGCAGGGTGAACTGCTGTTCAGTTAAGAGATTGGTGTACAGAGGGAACTAAAAAGAGAAACTATCAAACACACAGTATAACTATGGAGGCTAATACTTTTGGAAAGAGGGATTTTCCTTAGAGGCTAACTCAAACTCACTACTCATCCTTTAAATTCTTTGACTTGAACAGTTTTCCTGGGGCCACAATATCTATTTTCTTTATGTGTATCTAGGTTGATTGTTTGTGACACATCAGACATGTTTTCCAAGAAAGGGTTTACATAACTTTCACTCTCTTGGAATTGGATGTGCCAGATTAAAGTTCATTTCTTCTCATTAACTGAAAGTGTCTTATAGTAGCAAAATGATGTACATGTTCCCCTCAACAGTCTAACAAACTTACTCTAATTCTTCGTTTTAGTCCTctcaatttcattttacttcTGTCATTACGTTTAGAAATTTAGAaactatgaaaaataattgcaGACGTTATATGACATCAtctctaaaaaataattatcttcCGGTAGACcaggaaatggaaaaatgtctTACCTTAGGTTGAAGGCCTCCAACTCCCAATCCGATTGGAACATTTGAAGAACCACCAGTGCTATTGTTACCTTGCTTGGATGTGCTTGACATTTCATGTGAGGCTCCATCAGAAGCAATAGAAGGCTCAAATTTGGGTTTGTGGTAGGAAGTTTCGACCTGTGAGTTTGTGTTGAGTAAGAAACATGCTGGGAGTTACAGAAGAACATCATTTTGCTTATACTTCTCACCTTCTGGTCATCCATATTGCTGGTCTCAGCAGCTGTGGTACCAGTTCTTCCGATGTCTGCATCTCTGGCACCAGACCGGGCACATTCCTCTTGATTACTTGAACTATCTGGTTGACCTTCACATATAGGTATACGTCAGTATACAAAACACTAGGGGGCAAGCATATTCTATAGGTGTGTAAATTGTAATACCTGATGGTGCATTGTTTTCACCCTGCATGTTAAGAACTAAACTTCTCATCTGGGAGCTGAGATCAGCTAAAGTTGAGGAAATAGATGTAGATTGTGGAGGCTGTTGGTCAACAGTACCAGTTGGTACAGCACCGGAAGCAGAAAATGAGATAGGTTGTGACTGAATAGAAGTTCTGGTAATGTTTAACCCAGTGGTTCCATGAGCTTGACCATAATCAGCAGATGCAGTTGCATTGGCAGCTTGCCCTTGCATTCCTTCTCCATTAGGAGCTCTGTTACCAACTGTAGAGACTGTAGGTGCCAGTGCTGCCCCTGATTAAACATCGTATGGCATCAGTACCCTTCGCAGAATTCTTACAAGCACATTCTTAAGTACAACATACCTGTATGGATGTGAATATTTACATTCCTTGGAACTGTAGCAACACCAACTGGACCCAGAGGTACGTGACTCGTTGAAACACCAGATGAACCGCCAAAAAGAGAGGTAGATTGGAGAGGAAATGGCTGCAGAAGATGATCAACTGTCAAAATCATTTTCCTATTATCATATCAGCAaggttttaaattattaagaaCAGAGCATCAAGGAAGTTCAATGTATGAACTTATGGTcaacatacatacatacactTGATACACACTACACAGACAAACCTTCAGAGAAGAAATAGGTTGATTCTTTTATCGACCAAAAGAATCTGAATTTTCATTAGAGATTTGGAGTACATACAAATCAGCAGATAGAAGTTCATAGCTATATCACCAGACAATGCAAAGTCAGCAAACATATATCTGAAGTCGAAATTGTGCTCCAATTTCACAACACAGCAAAAACAGTACAAGCACTATCTGAACAATATACAGGAACTATAATTTTCATACAGGTATTCAATTACAAACCTGGACCATAATCGGATTAGGCCCGGATGGAGATATATACACAGCAGGCCCAGTATTCACGAAAGAGTCAGCCTACATGAATACCAGTATATGTTAGTGGCTATCATTTAGACATTGGAAACTGCTTGAGTTTAAACATAAAGACATACAGGAGTTTGTCCCATGCGAAGAGTCAAAACAGTCCTCCCAAGCTCTAGGAAAAGAGCACCTAAATGCTGCATGGCCATGCCGAACTGAATGGATTCTGTCTGTACTTGCCCCCTTACGGTAGGATCATTCGACCCCCTTCCTTCATCCAAACGAACTGCAGTTCGCTACAAAGTATATTTATGGTATCAGAACCATTACAAATGAACTACAAAAGTAATAACACAAGTTCTATAGATGAGGTGCACCCGCCCGAATAATGATGAAGGATTTGATAAGATACTAAACCTAGACAGCTAGACTCCTTAAGTTCTTCACAATCTCAAAACTTGTGCTGTACTGTCACCACTCACCCTCTTTTCTAAGCTTCACAATTTAGATATACATTTATCAGAATTAATAGATTATAATCTTCGTCGTTTCCTGACAGGCTCAAGCCTGAGTACAGCTGTTGCAGCATCTTTTCTTAACCCACATCAAGCCTTGAAGAAAAGGATTAAATACTTTCTCCAATAAAATTCTTCCTTTCAGATGAAAAACATCACTCTCAAAGGCCAAAAGAAAAGGTATGTTCAAGATACAGAAAATCAAAACGCATTAGGGAATCGATAACCAAAAAAACTACAATCTCCTTTCATTTCCATGCCAATAGCTAACTAGACTAAGTTTCAGCAAAAAATAACTAGATTCTCTTGTTAAGTGTCATTGAAATGGCAACCTTCCAGTCATATGAAGAATACAAAGACTCAAGACCTCTGAGAAGAAGTAACAAGATAAACACATGTATCTATGCATGAGCCAAAACAAAAGAGATGGTGGTTACTAAAAAACAATATGAATCACAAATATGTTGGCCAAAGAAACTGCactaaaagaagaagagaaataaAAGCTTGCAGAATGCTGCTTACAGAAATCGCTGGGACGGCATGTTCACCAAGGAGACGTTGAGCACGCTGTAAGACAATGCTCAGGCCTTCAACTGTTGGTAAACCACGAGAATTTGGAGGCAATACAGTAGCAGGAGTGCTACCGCTAGCAGTGGACTGATTGGGTTGATTTCCTAATTCAAAGAAATCCTAGTAAgacattttatcattttattttatcaaagaAAGACAACACACAAGGATATTGATGTTATTACC harbors:
- the LOC125222060 gene encoding ubiquitin-like domain-containing protein CIP73 isoform X1, whose protein sequence is MAESKPSDGSSTSDVCGGSSESTLQLNVKTLDSRIYSFHVDKNMPVSAFKEKIAIQSGVPVGQQRLIFRGKVLRDEHRLSEYNVENGDTLHLVERQPQPSTGSSSGEATSNNGVRGQDSAGGPRHRIGPVAHSIVLGTLNVGDPGEAVVPDISRVIGAVLNNIGITNLTGGLQPGHPASHGNATEASQGQAGSENQGGNQSIPWQAFHGPPASHAMQIPLGAAVAIPSLNMPVPDSLSTLVEYMNRMEQALQNGNQPNQSTASGSTPATVLPPNSRGLPTVEGLSIVLQRAQRLLGEHAVPAISRTAVRLDEGRGSNDPTVRGQVQTESIQFGMAMQHLGALFLELGRTVLTLRMGQTPADSFVNTGPAVYISPSGPNPIMVQPFPLQSTSLFGGSSGVSTSHVPLGPVGVATVPRNVNIHIHTGAALAPTVSTVGNRAPNGEGMQGQAANATASADYGQAHGTTGLNITRTSIQSQPISFSASGAVPTGTVDQQPPQSTSISSTLADLSSQMRSLVLNMQGENNAPSGQPDSSSNQEECARSGARDADIGRTGTTAAETSNMDDQKVETSYHKPKFEPSIASDGASHEMSSTSKQGNNSTGGSSNVPIGLGVGGLQPKRRGKQPPAQPKDVDGSHTDSQGKQARAVGQHVLQSLASLSKSGNTNPSPSAQTPNIASGVETSLPAARQNVDGQSDLADAMSQILQGPALDGLLSGVSQQTGVGSPDMLRNMLQQFTQNPTMRNTVNQIAQQMDNQDLGSMFSGMGGGQGGGFDLSRMMQQMMPIVAGALGGISSGSEVASPAEPALLENRSRRGMSITNGDPQQIDLQQVVQRLTNNGSSREVFHSLVDGAVNLLGDGSAVEHLVNELGSQEGLVQEFMEMFHHDVSRRILDDPES
- the LOC125222063 gene encoding uncharacterized protein LOC125222063; its protein translation is MGTPTPQSVETVRTPDGRLKYPSLLTSAKKHKASFVQFAIMTGILMTSLRSLAHKYRIHELTEDAASLKKEQGSLAARMNHIKESLRAEAAAEPTGAFAARLCLLLGDE
- the LOC125222060 gene encoding ubiquitin-like domain-containing protein CIP73 isoform X2, which encodes MAESKPSDGSSTSDVCGGSSESTLQLNVKTLDSRIYSFHVDKNMPVSAFKEKIAIQSGVPVGQQRLIFRGKVLRDEHRLSEYNVENGDTLHLVERQPQPSTGSSSGEATSNNGVRGQDSAGGPRHRIGPVAHSIVLGTLNVGDPGEAVVPDISRVIGAVLNNIGITNLTGGLQPGHPASHGNATEASQGQAGSENQGGNQSIPWQAFHGPPASHAMQIPLGAAVAIPSLNMPVPDSLSTLVEYMNRMEQALQNGNQPNQSTASGSTPATVLPPNSRGLPTVEGLSIVLQRAQRLLGEHAVPAISRTAVRLDEGRGSNDPTVRGQVQTESIQFGMAMQHLGALFLELGRTVLTLRMGQTPADSFVNTGPAVYISPSGPNPIMVQPFPLQSTSLFGGSSGVSTSHVPLGPVGVATVPRNVNIHIHTGAALAPTVSTVGNRAPNGEGMQGQAANATASADYGQAHGTTGLNITRTSIQSQPISFSASGAVPTGTVDQQPPQSTSISSTLADLSSQMRSLVLNMQGENNAPSGQPDSSSNQEECARSGARDADIGRTGTTAAETSNMDDQKVETSYHKPKFEPSIASDGASHEMSSTSKQGNNSTGGSSNVPIGLGVGGLQPKRRGKQPPAQPKDVDGSHTDSQGKQARAVGQHVLQSLASLSKSGNTNPSPSAQTPNIASGVETSLPAARQNVDGQSDLADAMSQILQGPALDGLLSGVSQQTGVGSPDMLRNMLQQFTQNPTMRNTVNQIAQQMDNQDLGSMFSGMGGGQGGGFDLSRMMQQMMPIVAGALGGISSGSEVASPAEPALLENRSRRGMSITNGDPQIDLQQVVQRLTNNGSSREVFHSLVDGAVNLLGDGSAVEHLVNELGSQEGLVQEFMEMFHHDVSRRILDDPES